The following coding sequences are from one Candidatus Korarchaeota archaeon NZ13-K window:
- a CDS encoding hydrogenase iron-sulfur subunit — MGDENFEPKIVVIACHWCTYQAINLAGTSRFKYPPNVRVIRVMCSGRSDPQFVIEAFRNGADGVLVAGCHPGDCHYVNGNMKTMRRTVLLEKMLEQMGIERGRFRREWISAAEAKKWVDVVTEMVEQIRKLGPLVMRSGGGDG; from the coding sequence ATGGGTGATGAGAATTTTGAGCCAAAGATAGTCGTTATTGCATGTCACTGGTGCACCTATCAGGCGATCAATCTAGCTGGGACGAGTAGGTTCAAGTACCCACCCAACGTCAGGGTGATAAGGGTGATGTGCTCCGGGAGAAGTGATCCTCAATTCGTAATAGAGGCATTCAGGAACGGGGCTGATGGCGTACTAGTTGCAGGCTGCCATCCCGGCGACTGTCACTATGTCAACGGAAACATGAAGACGATGAGGAGAACGGTCTTACTTGAGAAGATGCTTGAACAGATGGGTATAGAGAGGGGAAGATTTAGGAGGGAGTGGATCTCGGCCGCTGAGGCTAAAAAGTGGGTGGACGTTGTGACCGAAATGGTGGAGCAGATCAGGAAGCTCGGACCTCTCGTGATGAGATCTGGTGGAGGTGATGGTTGA
- a CDS encoding Ni/Fe hydrogenase subunit alpha → MREVVIDPITRLEGHGKIVIKLDENGNVQKAILQVPELRGFEKFLVGRTAEDAPQITSRICGVCPWAHHMAATKALDDLFKVEPPLAAKMIREFAYNVFMLEDHALHFFVLGGPDFIVGPTAAKEERNLVGIIKKLGADVVKNVIITRKKLRYLEQLIGGKITHPVLGLPGGVAKPLSDEDWKICFDTSKEGIEFAKFAYKALKDIVLSNDQYVELIKSDAYTHKTYYMGLVDDNNNVNFYDGKIRVVDPEGREFAKFDVRNYLDHIAEHVEPWTYVRFTYLKGVGWKGFVDGKESGIYSVAPLARLNASNGMATPMANELYKEFYQVMGGKPIHSTLAFHWARVIEMVYAAERMMELIENPEIRSKDVRNLPKERPDVGIGVVEAPRGTLIHHYETDERGIIKRANLIVATQNNSARMVLSVDKAARSLIKNGKIDDGILNMVEMAFRAYDPCHACATHSLPGSMPLIVRIYDSDDNLIKEIRRD, encoded by the coding sequence ATGAGGGAAGTTGTGATAGATCCCATAACTAGGTTGGAGGGACATGGAAAAATTGTGATAAAGCTTGATGAAAATGGTAATGTTCAGAAAGCAATCTTGCAAGTCCCGGAGCTCAGAGGATTTGAGAAGTTCTTAGTCGGTAGGACCGCTGAGGATGCGCCCCAAATAACCTCCAGAATATGTGGTGTATGCCCATGGGCTCATCACATGGCTGCGACCAAGGCACTAGATGACTTATTCAAGGTTGAACCACCGCTTGCTGCCAAGATGATAAGAGAGTTCGCTTATAATGTCTTCATGCTAGAGGATCATGCTTTACATTTCTTCGTCCTCGGAGGACCAGACTTCATCGTGGGACCAACAGCAGCCAAGGAAGAGAGGAATCTCGTGGGGATCATCAAGAAGCTAGGGGCTGATGTAGTCAAAAACGTCATAATAACTAGGAAGAAGTTGAGGTATCTAGAGCAGCTGATAGGTGGGAAGATAACGCATCCGGTGCTAGGTCTCCCAGGAGGTGTCGCCAAACCGCTCTCGGATGAGGATTGGAAGATATGCTTCGATACCTCGAAGGAGGGGATAGAGTTTGCTAAATTCGCATATAAAGCCCTCAAAGATATAGTGCTTTCGAACGACCAATATGTAGAGTTGATAAAATCGGATGCATATACGCATAAAACGTATTACATGGGACTAGTTGATGATAACAATAACGTCAACTTCTACGATGGGAAGATAAGAGTGGTCGATCCGGAGGGAAGAGAGTTCGCTAAGTTTGATGTGAGGAATTACTTAGATCATATAGCGGAACATGTGGAACCTTGGACCTATGTGAGGTTCACCTACCTTAAGGGCGTGGGATGGAAGGGATTCGTCGATGGGAAGGAGAGTGGTATATACAGCGTAGCCCCGCTTGCTAGGCTCAATGCCTCCAATGGAATGGCGACTCCCATGGCTAACGAACTCTACAAGGAGTTCTACCAAGTTATGGGTGGGAAGCCCATTCATAGCACACTCGCATTCCACTGGGCTAGGGTCATTGAAATGGTGTACGCTGCTGAGAGAATGATGGAACTTATTGAGAATCCGGAGATAAGGAGCAAGGATGTGAGGAATCTCCCGAAAGAGAGGCCTGACGTCGGAATAGGCGTCGTCGAGGCACCCAGAGGAACATTGATTCATCACTACGAGACAGATGAGAGGGGAATAATAAAAAGAGCGAACCTAATAGTTGCAACGCAGAACAATTCAGCTAGAATGGTCCTATCAGTAGATAAAGCCGCCAGATCTCTTATAAAGAATGGAAAAATAGATGACGGAATTCTGAACATGGTGGAGATGGCCTTCAGGGCTTACGATCCGTGCCACGCCTGCGCGACTCACTCGCTGCCAGGCTCAATGCCGCTGATAGTTAGGATATACGATAGTGATGACAACCTGATAAAAGAGATTAGAAGAGATTGA
- the tatA gene encoding twin-arginine translocase TatA/TatE family subunit: MMAMQAIRLMQFGGLGLPEILLIILIALILFGPRKLPELARAMGEAVREFRRASSQVVEEDARRKEERKSSIRELALSLGIDVAGKTDDEILEEIKSRIKEREG; encoded by the coding sequence ATGATGGCTATGCAGGCGATCAGGTTGATGCAGTTCGGGGGCCTCGGGCTTCCGGAGATCCTGCTCATCATTCTGATAGCCCTGATCCTCTTCGGCCCAAGGAAACTACCTGAACTCGCCAGGGCAATGGGCGAGGCCGTCAGGGAATTCAGAAGGGCATCCTCCCAAGTGGTTGAGGAGGATGCGAGAAGGAAGGAGGAGAGGAAGAGCAGCATAAGGGAGCTGGCGCTAAGCCTGGGCATAGACGTCGCTGGAAAAACTGATGATGAGATCCTGGAGGAGATAAAATCTAGGATAAAGGAAAGGGAAGGATGA
- a CDS encoding CoB--CoM heterodisulfide reductase iron-sulfur subunit A family protein → MSERVGVSGSESEEIRIGVYVCHCGLNIAGVIDVKELVEYAKTLPNVVVAKEYVFMCSAPGQNLIKEDIEQYKLNRVVIAACGPEMHEPTFRAAVSEAGLNPFLIDLIAIREGSSWVHYDNPKAATEKAKDMIRMSVARVRNLEPLEKIRGEVVHRALVVGGGVAGITAALDLANRGFEVHLVEKKPTLGGHVASMGLLNWEGRRVSGREMVKSLLDRINGNPRIIVHTNSEVVGVDGSIGSFKITVKKRPRYVNENCNLCGKCVEVCPVSVPNEYEYGINERKAIYLPFLGAYPARYVIDPSSCTFCGKCVEVCPVNAINLKEKDEEVSLNVGAIIMAVGHDDYEPAIGEYGYSLSPRVITLNQLKRYLSDDGPTRGKLLVNGSEPKRIVFISCVGSLSTTPHANQYCSRTCCMAALSEMLHIKSKYPDASIFYVHKDVRVYGKDEKLYWDAIENSIKFVRFDEEAPKVSIENDELYVEVFETTLQERISIPADLVVLVTGMTPIKEIDSVRSLFKVGCGGDGFLKELHLKLNPVESLTGGIYLAGTATGPKSVPESVITGSAAAAKASILLVKDQIEVEPLIAEVDENKCSGCGICVSLCPFNAISIQKRDDGTKYSKIDPMLCEGCGTCVAACPSAAIQQYGYKDKQIIPQILAIFGR, encoded by the coding sequence ATGAGTGAGAGGGTCGGAGTTTCTGGGTCTGAGTCCGAGGAGATAAGGATAGGCGTCTATGTTTGCCACTGTGGCCTCAACATAGCGGGAGTGATAGACGTTAAGGAGCTTGTTGAATATGCTAAAACATTGCCCAACGTTGTGGTTGCCAAGGAGTATGTATTTATGTGTTCTGCACCAGGACAGAACTTAATAAAGGAGGATATTGAGCAGTATAAGCTCAATAGAGTGGTTATAGCTGCTTGTGGGCCTGAGATGCATGAACCCACCTTCAGAGCTGCGGTATCGGAGGCCGGCTTGAATCCATTCTTGATAGATCTCATAGCGATACGTGAGGGAAGCTCTTGGGTACATTACGATAATCCTAAGGCTGCCACCGAAAAAGCAAAGGATATGATAAGGATGTCCGTAGCCAGAGTTAGGAATTTAGAGCCACTAGAAAAGATAAGGGGGGAGGTCGTCCACAGAGCATTGGTGGTGGGAGGCGGAGTGGCTGGGATCACAGCGGCCCTTGATTTAGCCAACAGAGGATTTGAAGTCCACTTGGTGGAAAAGAAACCCACTCTTGGTGGTCATGTGGCTTCGATGGGTTTGTTGAACTGGGAAGGAAGGAGAGTATCCGGCAGAGAGATGGTGAAGAGTCTCCTGGACAGAATTAATGGGAATCCAAGGATTATTGTCCACACAAATTCTGAAGTGGTGGGAGTGGATGGCTCGATAGGAAGCTTCAAGATCACGGTTAAGAAGAGACCTAGGTATGTGAACGAGAACTGCAATCTATGCGGTAAGTGCGTTGAGGTTTGTCCGGTCTCAGTCCCCAACGAATATGAGTACGGGATCAACGAGAGAAAAGCGATATATCTCCCCTTCCTAGGAGCGTACCCTGCGAGGTACGTCATAGATCCAAGTTCCTGTACCTTCTGCGGTAAATGCGTTGAAGTTTGCCCCGTAAACGCTATAAATCTGAAAGAGAAAGATGAGGAGGTCTCCCTCAACGTGGGAGCTATAATCATGGCGGTGGGCCACGACGACTATGAGCCAGCCATTGGGGAGTATGGATATTCCCTCTCCCCGAGAGTGATAACACTGAATCAGCTTAAGAGATACTTAAGCGATGATGGGCCGACTAGGGGAAAGCTTTTAGTGAATGGAAGTGAACCCAAGAGGATCGTTTTCATATCATGCGTGGGTTCGCTCAGTACAACACCTCATGCCAATCAGTACTGCTCTAGAACCTGCTGCATGGCCGCTCTTTCCGAGATGTTACACATAAAGAGCAAATATCCTGATGCGAGCATTTTCTACGTACACAAGGACGTGAGGGTCTATGGAAAGGATGAGAAGTTATATTGGGATGCCATCGAAAATTCCATCAAGTTCGTTAGATTTGATGAGGAGGCTCCCAAGGTATCCATCGAGAATGATGAGTTATACGTGGAGGTCTTCGAAACCACGCTGCAGGAGAGAATATCCATACCGGCGGATCTCGTGGTCTTAGTCACAGGCATGACTCCCATCAAGGAGATAGATTCTGTGAGGAGCCTCTTCAAGGTAGGATGCGGAGGAGATGGATTCCTTAAGGAGTTGCATCTGAAGCTAAATCCAGTGGAGTCTCTCACAGGGGGAATATACTTGGCTGGAACAGCTACGGGCCCGAAGAGCGTGCCTGAGAGCGTGATAACTGGTAGTGCTGCTGCGGCAAAAGCCTCCATACTCTTAGTCAAGGATCAGATAGAGGTAGAGCCTCTGATAGCGGAGGTTGACGAGAACAAGTGTTCTGGTTGCGGTATATGCGTCTCTTTATGTCCGTTCAATGCGATATCGATCCAAAAGAGGGATGATGGTACCAAATATTCGAAGATAGATCCGATGCTTTGCGAGGGTTGTGGAACGTGTGTGGCTGCATGCCCCTCAGCAGCGATACAGCAGTACGGTTATAAGGATAAGCAGATAATACCGCAAATTTTAGCTATATTTGGGAGGTGA
- a CDS encoding oxidoreductase, whose amino-acid sequence MPKAKVAFYWCASCGGCEEAQVDLADKLFDLVEAADIVLWPVAMDFKREDVERMPDGSIDVAIINGGIRMSEHEEMVKLLRRKSKLVVAYGSCAHMGGIPALANAYTKESIFKYAYEEAPTVNNPEGRRPEVRASFDGVELELPAFLDYLKPLDEVVEVDYYIPGCPPTPEITWEAISSILSGKLPPKGHVFGSDRALCYECPLNETKPEKISLDTIKRPHQIVLDPNKCYLTQGVLCMGPVTRGGCKALCIKGNMPCTGCFGPVDGVSYQGAKALSFFSSIINIDDENTFRKLVEELGVDPLGWFAKYCLGKGTIYRKKEER is encoded by the coding sequence ATGCCCAAGGCCAAGGTAGCCTTTTACTGGTGCGCAAGCTGCGGAGGCTGTGAAGAAGCTCAAGTGGATCTCGCTGACAAGCTATTTGACTTAGTTGAAGCTGCGGATATAGTACTTTGGCCCGTAGCCATGGATTTCAAGAGAGAGGATGTAGAGAGGATGCCTGATGGCTCCATAGATGTCGCCATAATAAACGGCGGGATAAGGATGAGTGAGCATGAGGAGATGGTCAAGCTCCTCAGAAGGAAGTCTAAATTGGTCGTTGCATATGGTAGCTGCGCTCATATGGGGGGAATTCCTGCTCTAGCGAATGCTTACACGAAGGAGTCCATCTTCAAATATGCTTACGAGGAAGCTCCTACAGTTAACAATCCCGAGGGCAGAAGACCAGAGGTGAGGGCCTCGTTTGATGGGGTGGAACTTGAATTGCCCGCATTCTTGGATTATTTGAAACCATTGGATGAAGTCGTAGAGGTTGACTATTATATCCCCGGATGCCCTCCAACCCCGGAGATCACTTGGGAGGCCATCTCCTCAATACTCTCCGGTAAGCTACCACCCAAGGGTCACGTCTTCGGTAGCGACAGGGCCCTCTGCTATGAGTGTCCGCTCAATGAGACAAAACCTGAGAAGATATCTTTGGATACTATAAAGAGACCGCATCAGATCGTATTGGACCCGAACAAATGCTACTTGACCCAAGGAGTATTGTGCATGGGACCAGTCACTAGGGGAGGCTGCAAGGCGCTCTGCATAAAGGGGAACATGCCTTGCACTGGCTGCTTCGGACCAGTAGATGGTGTGAGCTATCAAGGAGCAAAGGCGCTCTCATTCTTCTCCTCAATAATCAACATTGATGATGAAAATACGTTCAGGAAGCTCGTGGAGGAGTTGGGTGTGGATCCGTTGGGATGGTTCGCGAAGTACTGCTTAGGGAAGGGAACAATCTATAGGAAGAAGGAGGAGAGGTGA
- a CDS encoding HypC/HybG/HupF family hydrogenase formation chaperone, which translates to MCLGIPGRVLEVREGRALVDFGGVVREVDASLEEVSPGDYVLVHVGMIIAKIDEEEASEIMALLREIESYEIA; encoded by the coding sequence TTGTGCCTGGGCATACCCGGAAGGGTCTTGGAGGTGAGGGAAGGAAGGGCTCTGGTCGACTTCGGGGGAGTGGTGAGGGAGGTCGACGCGAGCCTCGAGGAGGTTTCACCGGGAGACTACGTGCTGGTCCACGTCGGCATGATAATAGCCAAGATAGATGAGGAGGAGGCCTCTGAGATAATGGCCCTCCTGAGGGAGATCGAGAGCTATGAGATCGCTTGA
- the hypA gene encoding hydrogenase nickel insertion protein HypA (plays a role in hydrogenase nickel cofactor insertion), giving the protein MHEWSLAEAIVDSLIPVILREGAKRVSEVEIVYGEMMELELDILRFALEELSKGTPLEGSKFVFKEEEASFRCNSCGHRWNFKQVHDSLPEDLGIREGENGERESPIHFIPELAQALMRCPNCGSRDFEVESGKGLSVRRLVLEG; this is encoded by the coding sequence ATGCATGAATGGTCGCTCGCGGAGGCCATAGTCGATAGCCTGATCCCGGTTATACTGCGGGAGGGTGCCAAGAGAGTCTCGGAGGTCGAGATAGTATACGGGGAGATGATGGAGCTGGAGTTGGACATACTTAGGTTCGCGCTGGAGGAGCTGTCCAAAGGAACCCCCTTGGAGGGATCAAAGTTCGTGTTCAAGGAGGAAGAGGCTTCCTTCAGGTGCAACTCCTGCGGTCATAGGTGGAACTTCAAGCAAGTCCATGACTCGCTTCCCGAGGATCTAGGGATAAGGGAGGGGGAGAACGGCGAGAGGGAGAGCCCCATTCACTTCATCCCAGAGCTAGCTCAGGCTCTGATGAGGTGCCCCAATTGCGGTAGCAGGGACTTCGAGGTGGAATCCGGGAAGGGTTTGAGCGTCCGCAGGTTGGTCCTAGAGGGGTGA
- a CDS encoding ATP-binding protein encodes MEDMIFERAKKKLKGVGKVTLVASGKGGVGKSVIAASLAIVSADRGYKTALLDLDVHGPSVPGIFGFKGEIRAGKGGLVPPVVNGVKLMSLGLMIGGNPVPLKGESKRSVLSFLLAITDWGELDHLVIDMPPGTGDETIFGVRVLRGLSNAGALVVTTPSSLSRSVVMRLVELLREEGVRIHGLVENMAYIECHGELIRPFGSIDEDFLRECGLRVLASLPIDPSVEESIRKGKVTELPGSFRMQLGNLLDALMEVG; translated from the coding sequence TTGGAGGACATGATCTTCGAGAGAGCCAAGAAAAAGCTCAAGGGAGTGGGGAAGGTTACCTTAGTTGCCTCTGGGAAAGGAGGCGTGGGTAAGAGCGTGATCGCAGCCTCACTAGCGATAGTTTCGGCTGATAGAGGTTATAAAACAGCTTTATTGGACCTAGACGTCCATGGACCATCCGTACCCGGGATATTCGGGTTCAAGGGTGAGATAAGAGCAGGTAAGGGTGGTCTGGTTCCACCCGTGGTCAATGGAGTTAAGCTCATGTCGCTGGGCTTGATGATAGGGGGGAATCCTGTTCCACTGAAGGGGGAGAGCAAGAGGTCGGTCCTATCATTCCTCCTCGCCATAACGGACTGGGGAGAGCTGGACCATCTGGTTATAGACATGCCTCCCGGAACGGGGGATGAGACCATATTCGGGGTGAGGGTCCTCAGGGGGCTGAGCAACGCAGGCGCTTTGGTAGTTACAACCCCCTCCTCACTATCGAGGTCCGTCGTCATGAGACTGGTCGAGCTGCTCAGGGAGGAGGGTGTCAGGATCCACGGGCTCGTCGAGAACATGGCATACATCGAGTGTCACGGCGAGCTTATAAGACCGTTCGGGAGCATTGATGAGGATTTCCTCAGGGAATGCGGTCTCAGGGTGCTGGCTAGCCTGCCCATAGATCCTTCGGTGGAGGAGAGTATCAGGAAAGGGAAAGTCACAGAGCTACCCGGGAGCTTCAGGATGCAGTTGGGGAACCTGTTGGATGCCCTGATGGAGGTGGGGTGA
- the hypE gene encoding hydrogenase expression/formation protein HypE, translated as MRSLDSEEAKVKLSHGSGGKETSLIVERLILSKLSGEELSLEGGVGLGELDDGAAIPLPDGKYLVLSIDSYTVNPPFFPGGDLGKLAACGTINDVLMMGGVPKVILDSIIVEEGSPISEVEMIANSLIETLRSEGVKLVGGDFKVMPRGQLDRYVITTAGLGIAKRPIVDSRVRAGDKVIVTGTIGEHGAAILAAQEGLSVKGELRSDVEPLTRLMVPLIEKYGESIHAAQDPTRGGLAQTLNEWAKKSGLLLVVSEERVPVREEVRAFTELLGIDPFFLACEGRAVLGVDGSLAEEILDFIRDLGYSDASIIGEVRENRDYGGIVIMRTLVGGLRILEPPSGVIVPRIC; from the coding sequence ATGAGATCGCTTGATTCAGAGGAAGCCAAGGTGAAGCTGTCCCACGGATCTGGCGGGAAGGAGACAAGTCTGATTGTGGAGAGGCTCATACTTTCGAAGCTATCTGGTGAGGAGCTTTCCCTGGAGGGGGGAGTCGGCCTCGGGGAGCTGGATGACGGCGCAGCCATCCCCCTGCCGGATGGGAAGTACTTGGTACTCTCGATAGACTCCTACACGGTCAACCCTCCCTTCTTCCCAGGGGGGGACCTGGGAAAGCTGGCGGCCTGCGGCACGATAAACGACGTGCTGATGATGGGAGGGGTTCCGAAAGTGATACTGGATTCAATAATAGTCGAGGAAGGATCTCCCATCTCCGAGGTTGAGATGATAGCTAACAGCCTCATCGAGACGTTGAGGAGCGAGGGAGTGAAGCTCGTCGGAGGGGACTTCAAGGTTATGCCGAGGGGTCAGCTTGACCGCTACGTGATAACCACGGCCGGCTTGGGGATAGCCAAGAGACCCATAGTCGATTCCAGGGTGAGGGCCGGGGACAAGGTAATAGTCACGGGCACGATAGGGGAGCACGGAGCCGCTATATTAGCGGCTCAGGAGGGGCTTTCCGTCAAGGGAGAGTTGAGGAGCGATGTGGAGCCGCTGACGAGGCTAATGGTGCCTCTCATCGAGAAGTATGGGGAGAGTATACACGCGGCTCAGGACCCAACGAGGGGCGGCTTGGCCCAAACGCTCAATGAATGGGCCAAGAAGTCGGGCCTCCTCTTGGTCGTGAGTGAGGAAAGGGTCCCCGTTAGGGAGGAGGTCAGGGCCTTCACCGAGCTGCTGGGGATAGATCCCTTCTTCCTGGCCTGCGAGGGCAGGGCCGTCTTGGGAGTTGATGGAAGTCTCGCTGAGGAGATATTGGACTTCATCAGGGATCTGGGTTACTCTGATGCCTCGATAATTGGGGAGGTGAGAGAGAATAGGGATTACGGAGGCATTGTGATCATGAGGACCCTAGTGGGTGGTCTGAGGATCCTCGAACCCCCCTCGGGGGTCATAGTGCCCAGGATATGCTGA
- a CDS encoding preprotein translocase subunit TatC: MCPDEEAPIQEHLIELLERIRRILIALIVSSIIIPFSPDPSYISRGGIIYRPLVLSLIDRIRSDMTNLNNPVTRPLASLLGIDELRIELIAYSWIDSLEVMFILGLLLGFIFSSPYIAKQIYDFIEPALESHEKRMLIPFIIGFTLLFASGVVYAYFVVMPLTILFLSYIYILSGIRLIFSLSEFFSFVISGLLIVGLFFTFPLLVAAISYLGIISPSSIRGNWRYAFLLTLVITAVITPDPTPVSMLALSLPFLILYWLSYILSKRFHGE, translated from the coding sequence ATGTGTCCCGATGAGGAAGCACCGATACAGGAGCACTTAATAGAGCTCCTCGAGAGGATTAGAAGGATACTGATCGCTCTGATAGTTTCCTCAATAATAATCCCCTTCTCACCGGATCCCTCATACATCTCCCGGGGCGGTATCATCTACAGACCACTGGTACTGTCCCTGATCGATAGGATAAGGAGCGATATGACGAATCTGAACAACCCGGTGACAAGACCCCTGGCATCACTCCTGGGGATCGATGAGCTGAGGATAGAGCTCATAGCCTACAGCTGGATAGATTCTCTGGAGGTTATGTTCATACTGGGATTGCTCCTGGGCTTCATCTTCTCCTCCCCCTACATAGCGAAGCAGATATACGATTTCATAGAGCCAGCACTTGAGAGCCATGAGAAAAGAATGCTGATACCTTTCATCATCGGATTCACCCTTTTGTTCGCCTCAGGGGTTGTCTACGCGTACTTCGTGGTGATGCCCCTCACGATACTCTTCCTCTCTTACATATACATCCTGAGCGGAATAAGGCTGATCTTCTCCCTGAGCGAATTCTTCTCCTTCGTGATAAGCGGTCTTCTGATAGTAGGCCTCTTCTTCACGTTCCCCTTGCTGGTGGCCGCGATCTCCTACCTGGGAATAATATCCCCGTCCTCGATAAGGGGGAACTGGAGGTATGCGTTCCTCCTGACCCTCGTGATAACAGCGGTGATAACCCCTGACCCGACCCCGGTGTCGATGCTCGCATTATCCTTGCCATTCCTCATCCTCTACTGGTTGTCCTACATCCTCTCCAAGAGGTTCCATGGGGAGTAG
- a CDS encoding formate dehydrogenase accessory protein FdhE has protein sequence MDLARIREAAHMIAKKEPALSNSVLFFLNILEAQAHIGEIISAYFRNEEGRMLQCLELAESEGSSLFDICYLPKIDRSSWKEIASILSSALASQREDLREEANTINESLEEDLFDPESLARLSFEGDLNYARGVSFTIGVSEDLLVALGVWMMQSIFIKIREILEGKIDLKGWNRGFCPICGSYTRLSFSDESGVHLKCEICGMEWEYPEGTCPFCGSSDVGSTEPKEGFRMMRCNGCGNGWNFFDEGVIGRDIPRELYQILMLKYEETQL, from the coding sequence ATGGATCTCGCGAGGATCAGGGAAGCCGCCCATATGATCGCCAAGAAGGAGCCAGCCCTTTCCAACTCTGTGCTATTTTTCCTAAATATTTTAGAAGCTCAGGCTCATATTGGCGAAATTATATCCGCTTATTTCCGCAACGAGGAGGGGCGTATGCTGCAATGTCTCGAGCTGGCGGAATCGGAGGGCTCCTCCCTCTTCGACATCTGCTATCTCCCGAAGATTGATCGCTCCTCATGGAAGGAGATCGCATCCATCCTATCCTCCGCTCTGGCCTCCCAGAGGGAGGACCTCAGGGAGGAGGCGAATACCATCAATGAGTCCCTCGAGGAAGACCTCTTCGACCCGGAGAGCCTGGCCAGGCTTTCCTTCGAGGGAGATTTGAATTACGCTAGGGGGGTCTCCTTCACAATAGGCGTCAGCGAGGATCTATTGGTCGCCCTAGGGGTCTGGATGATGCAGTCCATCTTCATTAAAATTAGGGAGATCCTAGAGGGAAAGATCGATCTCAAGGGGTGGAACAGGGGCTTCTGTCCCATCTGCGGAAGCTACACGAGGCTCTCATTCTCAGATGAGAGCGGGGTCCATCTTAAATGTGAGATCTGCGGTATGGAGTGGGAGTACCCGGAGGGCACGTGCCCGTTCTGCGGATCCTCCGATGTTGGGTCGACCGAGCCGAAGGAGGGGTTCCGCATGATGAGGTGCAACGGGTGCGGGAACGGCTGGAACTTCTTCGATGAGGGCGTTATTGGGAGGGACATCCCCAGGGAGTTGTATCAAATATTGATGCTAAAATACGAGGAAACTCAGCTTTGA